The nucleotide sequence ATCTTGCATGCTTCTGTGTCAAGATCAATCTGTTACAGTAATCAGAACAGGACAAGTCAACGTAACCTTCCAGAAACCAGCCTGTTATCTTTATTaagaaaagaatttaaaattcaCTACTTCAATGAACAGTCTTGTAGATATtaaaagatgagatttctttattagttgcatgtacatcaaaacacagcgcAATGCATCTTGCATagaatgttgtgggggcagcctacaagtgtcaccatgcttctggaaccaacatagcatgcccacagctcctaccctgtatctttagaatgtgggaggaaactggagcacccggaggaaacccacgcagacatggggagaatgtacaaactccttacagacacagaattgaaccaaggttgttggtgctgtaatagtgttatgctaactgctacacattACTATTGATCATTCTTTACAAGATAATCCAATAAAACTTGGGTGACCATCTGAGGTGTTTTTTCTTAGGTGTGTTTCTGCCAGTGCATCAGTAACTTCTCACCTGTTGAACAGTGGTCCACACCAAAGACCATTTAGAGTGTGCAACTGGGATCGGAGTTTGAAGAAAGGCATCATGGCAGAGGGTCTTCAGGATCTACTGGACAAGGTGACAATTATCTCCACAACTTTAGTGTGGACTGTAAACATCCAAATTCTCTCAACTCATTTACTCAAAACTGGATGGACACTGTTCGCacaatggggaggggggaaatctTGTGGCTGGTTGTCTTGCAATTCAGAAATTGTCTATCCCTTTAACATGAAAGTACAATAGTTTTCATAAAATTTGAAACCCATGTGGACTATCTGTCCATGTACAGGCTTGCCTGAAAGGGAtactttaactagtgagtttttGTTTTGAGTGGGGCTagcaaaaacatttttattgcaaATCCTTAATGCAAATTGGGCTTTTAATCTTCCACAATGTGGTGCTTCATCTTAAGTGTCTTGAGTTTCTTGACCTGTGACTGAAGTATGATTATGGTTTTGTCAGCACCAATATTTTCTTAATATTGTTCTTGGCAGTTAAAGGTGAGTGTCCAGGAATTGCCAATTTCATAGTACTGAAGTGGCTTAGCTGAGGGGTgactcctgtgcattggagcacaGACATGCAATGTCATCAATGTTTCAGCATCATTGATAGAAACCTTGAGAGCAAGTAGAACTGGACAGATCTTCAATAAAGCTGCACTGGGATCTGCTGAGACTGTAACTGGTGGTGCACACCAATTCATTGGCTTTTTAATGAAAAGGTTTTCAGAAGTGAGCTTTAAAGTGAAAAACCAACAATTTAAATTTGTACTTGTATCAAGTTTTAATAAACTGACTTGGAGTGTGAGGTTTGGTATTTTGTTTCTTAAACAATTTTGCATTCTTTCAGGTCCAAGAATCACTACATACAACATCCAGTGTCTCACTTCTACTGGAGGAAGATGGGACCTTCATTGAGACTGAAGAATTCTTTCAGACAGTTTTGGATAACACCCTCTTCATGGTCATTGAAAAGGGGCAAAAATGGACACCACCAGAGGTGTGGACACTGGCATTATTTATTAATGAATTCTGTAATTTTGAATCATGACTTGAAGTAGTTTTCAACTGTAAATTCTTCCACTCCTTAAATGGCCAGGAGCTTTCACAGAAGCTCAACTTGCTTCCAAACCAGTTCAGATTAAGCCATTCTTCCATATAACATGCCCAACATTTCAAGGCTCAATTTAGTCCTGAATTCAAAATGGCTATTTTCCACATAACTATCAAGTGTGATCAACCAAATCATTCTGGAGAGGAATATACAAGTAGATTACATTTTCTGCTGCAGAATaaaatttagtttttatttttaacagaATGTTGGCTTTCACCTGGGTTTCCGCAACAAATTGCGTAGAAGGAAAGATGTTGCCAGAATAACCTTTGACCTCTACAAAGAAAATCCTCAGGACTTCATTGGCTGCCTGAATGTAAAGGTGACCCTCTATGGCTCCTATTCTCTTTCATGTGATGTTCAGTGTATGGGAGCGAAGAAAATAATGAGGTAAGAATTGAGCTAAAAAGCATTGGACTGTTGAAATTAATTACTGttcaagaaatattttgaataattattGATGAGACAGTGTTATAGTTGTCTTTGGGATGCTAAACTTTCTATTGCCAACTGCTAGTCCAACAAAAGTGAGTTATAAGTCAATGGGGTTACCCAAGCATTAGGGAAGATTTTTAAATTTATCAACTCTCTTTAGCTGTGTATTCATTCATGTTCATGAATGGGTGTCATAACAGAGGTTGCCCAACAGCCTTGGGTTATGAGAACCTAATTTGTTTTTGGGGTGGGATGTCTTTTGCTCCCATGCTTTGGATTGAAACAAACAGCCACCTTTGCATAgtcagtaaaactgaagtaatCTTGGGTGACCATGGAATGCTTCTAAAGTGTTCTTCTGTTTCCAGTATAATCTTTGTTCTGCATCCCCTGCTAGTGTGATAGATCCCAGTACACTACTTCATGCAATATGCCCTTGCAATAGCCCAAATCACCAATTCTTCAGTCTTTAATTATTTGCTCTCTTCCCAGTTCCAAGATCTATCCTTGCATGCAACATATTACCTTGCAAAAATTGCACCAAAATATCCCCTTCCCTAACCTATTTTTACACTAACTTTGCATTCATCAACTTCAATTTCATTTGAACCTTTGAGTTGCTTCCACATTAATCTTGCCCCTCTATCATCATCCAGCTAACCATGTACTTCAACTTCTGTCATTGAATGCAAGCTTGACCTTTGTTTAGATTCTGCCCAAATCCCCCTCCAATTACTCTTTTATTAATCCCCCTTTGCCTCTTGCACTTGGTGCCTATATGCCACCTATTAACATACTTCGTCAGTTTTCCATCTCATGGAGAGAGATGACATGTAAACAAGGCCTttttggcccaccaagcctgCAACaaccaagcactcatttacactagtcctacattaatcccacattatttcctcccacattcccaccaattcttccccccccctgcatactaggggcaatttgcagtggctaacTAACTTTCAAAGCCACAAGTTTGAGATCTGGGAGAAGACCAGGGCACCCACAGGAAACTTGTGTGGCCATAGAGAACATGTAAACTTGTCACAGACAATGAGGCTGGGCTGAGGCAATTAGCTGTACCACTGACCTACCCATGTGGTCATGGTCTCCTTGATGGAGACTCATTAGATCTAGTACTTCCATGCTTGATGGGGCTGGCTCTATTTTCTACTGTAGCTGCAAACATATTTTTACAGAACTAATTGGATCCAACCACTTTGCTTTAATGTGCTGCAAAGAGGAAATGCAGAAATGAGAAGTTCTGGTTTCTACTAAATCTTAAAAGGTACTTGGCTGCATGGCAGAAAATGGGGACTTGGGTTATGTGGTTAATTGTGCTGACAGAAGTTCTCTGTATAACATTATACAGACTTGCCTGTTTATCAATGATCTCTTTTCCTTCCATATTAGGGAAGCCTTGCGTTTGACAATGTTCACAATGCAAGCTACAGGACACATTCTACTTGGAACTTCAAGCTATGTCCAGCAGCTGTTGGATGAGGAGGAACAGCAGGCAGCAGGGAAACCCTTCCATCTTCTTGAATGAAGGACACAAGCCCTATCTATTCATAGAATACATTAATGACTACTTTCATAAAACTTTTTGGCACATTTTATATAACTATCAGGTATGCTCATTGAATACTGGAATGGTGAGTAATTTTACCAACAGACCTTGAGTGATATGGCTCAATGATCTGAGGTTGTTTGCAAAAACTTCATTGTCAATCCTGATCATAGAACCACACTAGAACAAGAACATGTTTGCAATAATATGGCCTAAATGTTTTAGTGGAATAACTGCATTGTGGGAATAATCACCAGTTAATCACTAGAGATTCCTATATCAGTACACTCAATCAATTTGAAAAATGGAATATTAGTCACCATTTTTGGAGCTTTGTCCCTTTGTGCTCAGGTGGTGCACAACCCAGTGTTGGTTTTCGTTAGCTTCCACTTACAGTAAAACTAAGTGTGCCCTTAACCACATTTGTTTTGCCTAAAACCTGTACTTGTCACCCTCCTGTAAAATTTATTCAAAGTGTCCACTTAAGTCTGCAATTGCAATAGTTAGCTGTAATCTAGGATGACTATTTATAACTATCTAATTTTATTCTCAATTGCAAAGGGGATTTCTATTAAAATGGGTGACCACAGGCTTTGACTTGCAATCCATTGTACTTGCTGTGGTCAGAGTTGATTTCTAAGCCATTCAACAGTGACCTTTTTAACAGAACTAAAACTGTCAAAGTGACAATGATGGAGCAATCTAGTCAAGTTCAACTGTGGTTATAGCAAGAGTTCTTGCCACagggaaaaactgaattaaatgcaatttaattgtAAATCTAATGGTGAAAATTAATGTATAAATTTGCCTCTATGTAAATACAGAATATTTATCTGAATCTACTCTTGGTGTACTTGTCCTTCAACTCTGCCTTCAGTTATTTCTAGCTTGACTGGTTCAGTTAAATTGCAAAATCCTAGATGGCTTTCAAAGTGCAGGTTACAAGCCATCCACTTCTAATATCAATAGAAAACCAAGAATAAGGCCACATGTGATGtactgtttctttttgtttttaatcttaTTGCAGTTTTgcaatgttcagcaggtcagacagcatctaggAAAAAAATGGTTGACATTTCACTTTtatatccttcatcagaaccaaaagGTCCTGGACATGTTAACAGTCTCACTTTTCTGtagatgctgagtgtttcacactttctattttcacttcagatttccagcaactgcttgaTTTGCAGTATTTGGGAATTCAATCCATCTAAATTGTTCATTTATTGGAAAATTAGTTACCTCATTTTCACACTAAACCCAAAATGTAACTTTAATTCAAATTGGTGTCATTGATATTTGGTTTACAGTGAATATTAATTCTAATTGCAAACACTTCATTGCTGAAGGTCTACTGTAGTTTTTCAAATGGTTATTATCTTAACTGGGTATATATATTCAATAAGTGAAAATATTGCTCCTGCCTTAAACAAGAAACACAACCACACCAGTAAGCCTTAATGGTTACAAAACCACTTGGGTGTGCCAGGTGATGTTGCTTGTCTTCTCTGAGCAACTTGTTTGACCTCATTAGTTTGTTCTTTTGGGTTTGGTGCTTTCCATTTTTACTTTAGTAGTCCAATCCTAGCCTTAATTCTGACGATGTCAGCCTAAGAAAGAATAAGGAAATTCTGGCAGTTGACAGTGTAATCACCATCAAAATTCAAGTGTGCAAGTTGTTGCTCTTGGGAATGATCACTTTGTAACTCCCATTAATTCTTCCAATATAATTTAACACTGATTTCTCTGCACTCATTCACTCTTGCCTATAGTGTTCTATTTCCAGGAGGATTTTGCTTCTTTAGTGaagtttttgttttccctcatttcctctACAGGGAAGTGATAGGAAAACCTTAAACAAATCACTTCCACAGCTTGGGTGATCTCCCTCTGCAAATACAGATATCACTGCTGAAACTCATCACAACCTCCTGCATTAGCCTTGGCTACATGAGGAAGAACATTTCAGGATCTCAGCCCCAACACTAAGCTCCACACTAGCGTGCCtttctctcctctcatctttGAAGATGTAGACTAATGGGATTAATATATCACCATCACCACAATGTGGTTTCAAATCTTCTACACATGTGAAATCAAGTTTGCACAATGGTGCTGCAGATCTTTCATTAAACTGTGAGTTGCTTTTGAACTGGTACATACATGGGTGAGAAACCTACAGCTAAAGAACATTACCCAAAGTACTTGTGATTTGTTCTTCTAGTCACTTTAAAGAGCAGTAAGTCAGAGTGTGCCGATGCAAATTCTAGGCAGTGGGTTTAATACTTTCTAAATCTTCACAAGATCAACCAATAAAAGCTTCCAATCCATTTATAATCAGGCACACTTCGGTACCATTACAGACCTTCAGGTTGCAATACCAGTTACACTGTGCTTGACTCTACTTTCCTAGTACTGCTTGCATGTATGGCTTCAGGCTTGATTTTATGTAACCCTATCTACACCCAGACAGTTTATATAGGTGTAATATTTTAAGTTTGAGTAAACCAGTATGTACTGTTTCACCAGGATAGAGACCAAACATAACTAAGTGGATAAACAGTCTTTTGCAATGTCAGACAGAGCCAGCTGGATTTAAGTCGGCAAGCAATGAAATCTCCCTGGGTTTACATCAGTATTGTAACTCATTGCAGTGACCatgttgtgtgaaattgttcttttaactgtcttaaggatcaaggactctggaaacaagctttgtagaccaaagctagtttaatcacaaaagtgaatgcaggacagaatggatgggaacagacatgctcatcacgcacaggataccacgaacacaagGGAAATTGCAACTGGGGTAACACAagtgtgcacgcacacacacaaaatgtacaacttcaggatataacacttcaatgcctgtcccacactagcattggcccttaacactcCCTGAGACTGAGTGAactgctccctgaccatgtggtgatgcacttttaccaatgatctctgcagtgttgtctcactactcctggggacATCAAAAGAGGCAGGGCTAGGGGAGGCAGCCCTtcttatggtgctaggaggctgggtggagcctcactgttgtgatttgaatgagccaatggtgtggaagtcaaagacaaaggttcctgccacagccaatggtcaagtaggttcagagacaaaggatactggtcaggcaggttcagatgcaaaaaggtactctcacacctgaggggtgggtggagctgcaccttgattgacagtagtaccacttctgatcagaggagcaatgctgtcctccagtcagcgggggggggtcagtgtcgttactgtcacgtgacatccatgtggatttctcacaacagaccACCAACTGGTTTAGCATTGTAGCCAGGTATTTCCACccttatatttttctttattaactcaTTTCTCCTGAATTTGTCAACTCTTATTAGAATAGGAATCCACTGATGCCAGCAGTTTTACTATCTCAATCAAGTGTGCAGGTATAAGCTTAGATAAGCTACAGAAACATCACATCAAACTGCAAGTTATCACCCATATCTCTAATAGGTACACTGTTAGTTGTGAGCATTGGTTAACAATCAGAAGTGAGAAActtgaaatataaacaggaaatgctggtaaaactcaagatcagacagcatcagtagagagagaaacgacattttaggtcaatgattcTTCATATGAATAGGaacctgattttattttctgaattgaGGACCACGAGAATGAGGAAAAccaaaaaatatttatttaacccAATTTCTAAACTCATTTTAATTAAGGTACAATTGTTATGATTGTCCTGGAGATCTGTACCATCTCTGCAGGTTGCAGTCATTCAGTTCCATGTCATCGTGTTGTGAAAGAAGGACTGTTACAAACATGTCCTGATCTTATAAGTTTCTAACATTTGGATTTCACTATGACCACACAGAAGTTGGGCCTTTATCTCAGAGTTCTGGCTCAGACAGCCCTGAACGTAATTCTTCATTTCCTTCTTTTCCTTATACTTTCATCAGCAGATCCATTCATTGTTAAACCCAGGAGTTCAAGAGTCCTGGTGAAGTAAGCCAGGGGAGCAGCTGTAATGACTGTCTCTGATTTCTTAGTTTCAAACGGTGGAATTGTAAGTCTTTGTAAGTGAAGGTGAATTGGTATTTTCCACATCTGTTTTTGATCCAAATGTAGCTTCCGCAGCAAGGACTCATCCAATAcctaataaggaaaatgcagtgtTTGTAAGAATTATGCAATGGTTAATCGGATGTGTACAGTTTAAGCAAGGATCATCTGATACCTGCTGATATTGGGACAGACAAAAAATAATTCAATACCAAGACAGACTTGGACAATGTCAGCGAGTTTTAACACCTATTGTCTTCCTGACAGTGCAAGTAAAGAAAATTTAGTATATAAAAATCATTGATTATTTAGGATGCTTGAACACTATCAGTACAGGTCATTTAGAATGGTAAGAATAAAAGGGGTGAATGGGGGCAAAGACTAGATTCTGATGAAGAAATATGCAAGTTACACACATGCAACCCTACTTCATTTTGCCTCGACTCCAGATCCAGCAGCCATTTCCCtacttctgacgaagggtctccaacttgaaaagttgactctgtttctcttcccacagatgtgtcctgacctgctgagtacttccagtattttgtgtttttgttttagattccagcattagaagtttattttggttttcaATGCTGTTTCTCTTGCATCCTACATCACCCACCCAGTGTCCTCAcaacctcccaatctgctctggCCTCATCCTTCCCAACAACAACCAGTCACCCTTCAGCTTCTTATCCCTAATGCACTTACCTGAGTTTGAGGAATTACTGATTCTGCAGGAAGGCAGAAAGGAACTCCAAGAACCTTGCCCAGGCGGGCAGAGTATACGTGATCCCCAAGAACTGTGCAGAGTTTGACAGCGAGGTGAACTTCCAACAAGCTCTCAAAGGCTGGAAGGAAAAGTATATAAAAATGGAAAGTTTTAATGTTTAACCAGGATATAATATCCACTTGACCCAACCTTCATACAAAATGAATCCACTTAAGGAAATCTTTATTTGCAATGAATGCTTCTTTTGTTACAAACTGCCCAGGGCCAAGACAGGGGCTTACAACTTAAAGTAATGATGGATTTATCATTTTCAAACTTTAGAAGACATTCAGAAATAGGTTGGATCAAGGAAGCAAAGAAAAGCTGAGTAAACCTATGAAAATTCCCCCCACATTATAAGTCAAGTTTTAGCAGTAGAGGCTTATAAGGAACAGCTCTCTGTTCAACCTCTGCCAGAAACAGATTAGAGATCATCAGTGGAGAAACAACCCAGGAACAAGCATCtgcccacactccccacccaacTACAGGTTTCCATATTTTTCTGCTCTCTCCTGCATCATAAATTGAAAGACTATATGATCTGTATTCCACATTAATGGATTAGCAACACTTTCATAGCTAATATTGGACAGACTTACTTGTAAGAGGCAGAAGCTGCACTAAAGCACAACCAGCTGCAGCATCCAGAACTTTGTATCGTGTAATTGCTTTCTTTGCTTCTTTCCGCTGAAAGTTTCCAGGAGTAGGGTGAAACACAGGAACCACCTATTGGCATAACAAAGTATGCTAACACAATTTCACTCTAAGTTGTCACCCTAAGAAAATATGACCAAGTGTTAAAATTGGACAATGCATtatgattctaccattcacctacagatagggggaatttacagtggctatctgacctaccaacctgcacatctgtgggatatggaaggaaaccagagcaatctgaggaaactcacagggagaacatgcacactccacacaagcagcatcagagatcaggataAAACCCAGGTCACTTGAGCTGCCCACAGATGCCTCGGaatgccaccatctgcaggttattAGTctcacaacatcctgacttggaaatatactgttgttccttcattgtcaatggatcaaaatcctggaactccctacccaactgcaatgggaatatcttcaccagaagaactgcagcagatcAAGGTGGCGGCTCATCAACACCTTCACAAGAGCAATTAAGGGTTGGACAGTAAATGCCGTTGCCAGCTatgcccacatcccagaaacaaataaaaaatgtGCTCAAGTGGATTAGTAGCCTGTTATGTGCAAGCTACTTCCAATTGATGTATGTTACCATCACTTAGGAACAGAAAAATTGttgttcctctcattcttcaatgATGGACAATCACTTTAGGAAGTTCTTATGTTGCAGTCCACC is from Pristis pectinata isolate sPriPec2 chromosome 6, sPriPec2.1.pri, whole genome shotgun sequence and encodes:
- the cidec gene encoding cell death activator CIDE-3, whose product is MEYAKKSLSFLSSSSISRCVSASASVTSHLLNSGPHQRPFRVCNWDRSLKKGIMAEGLQDLLDKVQESLHTTSSVSLLLEEDGTFIETEEFFQTVLDNTLFMVIEKGQKWTPPENVGFHLGFRNKLRRRKDVARITFDLYKENPQDFIGCLNVKVTLYGSYSLSCDVQCMGAKKIMREALRLTMFTMQATGHILLGTSSYVQQLLDEEEQQAAGKPFHLLE